The following proteins are co-located in the Dietzia timorensis genome:
- a CDS encoding class I SAM-dependent methyltransferase, producing MGRKAGTGAEPMTIGEIISSVADGEASPVRIEAYDGSSFGPAVCPLVVRLVSPEALQQFVLAPGDLGLARAYLTGSIEVDGVHPAAPHDIFGALEILRKKMAHKPDLATALRIAKSVGLKNVNPGVPVPEMEVMPPWRRALSGLQRHSKERDSKAVSYHYDVSNKFYEWVLGESMTYTCACYPNAGASLETAQENKYRLVFDKLGLKAGDRLLDVGCGWGGMVRYAARRGVHAIGVTLSKEQASWAQAEIEKQGLGEFAEVRLQDYRDVPEGQFDAISSIGITEHIGRDNYSSYFGKLRSLLKPGGLLLNHSITRPENSRTTKAGAFIDRYIFPDGELAGPSIISAEAENAGFETIHSENLRPHYAFTLRDWCKNLEAHWDEAVEEVGLPMAKLWGLYMGACQYGFETNVIQLHQFLLVNLDDEAGKSWTVPLRPWWEA from the coding sequence ATGGGGCGCAAGGCCGGCACCGGAGCCGAGCCGATGACGATTGGCGAGATCATTTCTTCCGTTGCCGACGGTGAGGCGTCGCCGGTGCGCATCGAGGCTTACGACGGCAGCTCGTTCGGGCCTGCCGTCTGCCCGTTGGTAGTGCGGCTTGTCTCTCCCGAGGCGCTGCAACAGTTCGTCCTCGCGCCCGGCGACCTCGGTCTGGCCCGCGCCTATCTCACCGGATCGATCGAGGTCGACGGGGTGCACCCGGCGGCGCCGCACGATATTTTCGGCGCGCTCGAGATCCTGCGCAAGAAGATGGCGCACAAGCCGGACCTCGCAACCGCGCTGCGCATCGCGAAGTCGGTGGGGTTGAAGAACGTCAACCCAGGCGTGCCGGTGCCGGAGATGGAAGTCATGCCGCCGTGGCGGCGTGCCCTCTCGGGTCTGCAGCGGCACTCCAAGGAGCGCGACTCGAAGGCCGTCTCGTACCACTACGACGTGTCCAACAAATTCTACGAGTGGGTACTCGGCGAGTCGATGACCTACACGTGTGCCTGCTACCCGAACGCCGGGGCCTCGCTGGAGACCGCGCAGGAAAACAAGTATCGCCTCGTGTTCGACAAGCTCGGGCTGAAGGCCGGGGACCGGCTTCTCGACGTCGGTTGCGGTTGGGGCGGAATGGTGCGCTACGCGGCACGCCGCGGCGTGCACGCGATCGGCGTGACCCTATCGAAAGAGCAGGCCAGCTGGGCACAGGCCGAGATCGAGAAGCAGGGCCTGGGCGAGTTCGCCGAGGTGCGGCTGCAGGACTATCGCGACGTGCCCGAGGGGCAGTTCGATGCGATCAGTTCCATCGGCATCACCGAGCATATCGGCCGCGATAACTACTCGTCGTACTTCGGCAAGCTGCGCAGCCTGCTCAAGCCCGGCGGGCTGCTACTCAACCACTCGATCACGCGGCCCGAGAACTCGCGCACGACGAAGGCCGGAGCCTTCATCGATCGCTACATCTTCCCAGACGGCGAGCTCGCCGGGCCGTCGATCATCTCGGCCGAGGCCGAGAACGCCGGTTTCGAGACCATCCACTCCGAGAACCTTCGCCCCCACTACGCCTTCACGCTGCGCGATTGGTGCAAGAACCTAGAGGCCCACTGGGACGAGGCGGTCGAGGAGGTCGGCCTACCGATGGCGAAACTGTGGGGCCTGTACATGGGCGCGTGCCAGTACGGATTCGAGACCAACGTGATCCAGCTCCACCAGTTCCTGCTCGTCAATCTTGACGACGAGGCGGGGAAGTCGTGGACGGTGCCGCTGCGCCCCTGGTGGGAGGCCTAA
- a CDS encoding FAD-binding oxidoreductase, which yields MASTSLAQSGTAQSTLIVGESAHAEGVERMLASFRAIPAERRVRLAKKTSNLFRARQSAQGPGLDTSGLTKVISVDPEARTADVQGMCTYEDLVDATLPFGLMPHVVPQLKTITLGGAVTGLGIEATSFALGLPHESVLEMDILTGTGEIVTARPGGSEREQSLYRGFPNSYGSLGYSLRLKITLVPVAEYVAVRHVRFHDIAELTKALDSAVTNKAYDGEGVDFIDGVVFSGDEMYLSFGRMVSADEIGADSRPSRYDGIGDKQAIYYRSLQHPSGVATDVLRIRDYLWRWDTDWFWCSRAFGTQNPKVRKFWPQQLLRSSFYWKIIGLDHKYDLGNKIGALKGEGPRERVVQDVEVTIDRLPDFISWFLREVPIEPLWLCPLRLLDKGDATTAGAGPGAGRPWPLYPLESGTTYVNIGFWSSAPIEPGTSENAWNVRIEEEVSKLGGHKSLYSDAFYDEATFAALYGGEHADRLKAEFDPDGRFPTLYDKTVRAR from the coding sequence ATGGCATCAACATCCCTCGCGCAGTCCGGCACGGCACAGTCCACGCTCATCGTCGGGGAGAGTGCACATGCCGAGGGAGTCGAGCGGATGCTCGCGAGCTTCCGCGCCATTCCGGCCGAGCGCCGCGTTCGCCTGGCGAAGAAAACCTCTAACCTGTTCCGCGCCCGCCAGTCCGCGCAGGGCCCGGGGCTCGACACCTCGGGGCTCACGAAGGTCATCTCGGTCGACCCGGAAGCTCGCACCGCGGACGTGCAGGGCATGTGCACCTACGAGGATCTCGTCGACGCGACGCTACCGTTCGGTCTCATGCCGCACGTGGTGCCGCAGCTCAAGACGATCACCCTCGGCGGCGCCGTCACCGGGCTCGGGATCGAGGCCACCTCGTTCGCGCTCGGCCTGCCGCACGAATCGGTGCTCGAAATGGATATCCTCACCGGCACCGGCGAGATCGTCACGGCCCGGCCCGGGGGCAGCGAGCGCGAGCAGTCCCTCTACCGCGGATTCCCCAACTCCTACGGTTCGCTCGGGTATTCGCTGCGCCTGAAGATCACGCTCGTACCGGTGGCCGAGTACGTGGCAGTGCGCCACGTCCGCTTCCACGACATCGCCGAACTGACGAAGGCGCTGGACTCCGCCGTCACAAATAAGGCCTATGACGGCGAGGGCGTCGACTTTATCGACGGCGTCGTGTTCTCCGGCGACGAGATGTACCTGAGCTTCGGCCGAATGGTGTCCGCGGACGAGATCGGGGCGGACTCTCGGCCCTCGCGCTACGACGGCATCGGCGACAAGCAGGCGATCTACTATCGATCGCTGCAGCACCCCTCCGGCGTGGCCACCGACGTGCTGCGGATCCGCGACTACCTGTGGCGCTGGGACACCGACTGGTTCTGGTGCTCCCGGGCCTTCGGCACGCAGAACCCGAAGGTGCGCAAATTCTGGCCGCAGCAGCTGCTGCGCTCGTCGTTCTACTGGAAAATCATCGGACTCGACCACAAATACGACCTCGGCAATAAGATCGGCGCGCTCAAGGGCGAGGGCCCGCGTGAGCGCGTGGTGCAGGATGTCGAGGTGACCATCGACCGGCTGCCGGATTTCATCTCCTGGTTCCTGCGCGAGGTGCCGATCGAGCCGCTGTGGCTGTGCCCGCTGCGACTGCTCGACAAGGGCGATGCCACCACGGCCGGGGCTGGTCCCGGCGCGGGTAGGCCGTGGCCGCTGTACCCTCTCGAATCAGGAACCACCTACGTCAACATCGGTTTCTGGTCGTCGGCCCCGATCGAGCCGGGCACGAGCGAGAACGCGTGGAACGTGCGTATCGAAGAAGAGGTGTCGAAGCTCGGCGGACACAAGTCCCTGTACTCCGATGCCTTCTACGACGAAGCGACCTTCGCCGCGCTTTACGGCGGGGAGCACGCCGACCGACTCAAGGCGGAATTCGACCCCGACGGGCGGTTCCCCACGTTGTATGACAAGACCGTGCGCGCACGGTGA
- a CDS encoding patatin-like phospholipase family protein has translation MRVALALGSGGARGYAHIGVIRELEARGHEIVAISGSSMGAVVGGLYAAGKLDEFEEWVRPLTQRDVVRLIDPALTGGGAMRARRVMQRLSKILDGARIENARIPFTAVATDMHSRREVWFTRGPMDVAMRASFAIPSVITPAVVGERLLIDGGVMNPVPVEPLIATNADIMVAVSLTGRRGDALGSVINESSDEAEEDIEAKVKKADDAPHRIEDRATRLRAATSEMFDREMTRFIANRLLPALEDWEVGKTQAGTKVRKRLAGKVSPEMVADAGATSNYDAAEEMVSDELDHAISPGAVAETYGTLPKSLGMFDVVVQALDAVEAVITGYRLAGNPPDIHISVPASTCTAFDFHRAEYVIGVGHDLCTEALDREKL, from the coding sequence ATGCGAGTGGCATTGGCGCTGGGATCCGGCGGTGCGCGCGGGTACGCGCACATCGGCGTGATCCGCGAGCTCGAGGCGCGGGGGCACGAGATCGTGGCGATTTCCGGGTCGTCGATGGGTGCGGTTGTCGGCGGACTTTATGCCGCGGGCAAGCTCGACGAGTTCGAGGAGTGGGTGCGCCCGCTGACGCAGCGCGATGTCGTGCGGCTCATCGATCCGGCCCTCACCGGCGGTGGCGCGATGCGCGCACGGCGGGTGATGCAGCGCTTGTCGAAGATCCTCGACGGCGCACGCATCGAGAACGCCCGCATCCCGTTCACCGCCGTGGCGACGGACATGCATTCGCGGCGCGAGGTGTGGTTCACGCGCGGGCCGATGGACGTGGCGATGCGCGCCTCTTTCGCGATTCCCTCGGTGATCACGCCCGCTGTGGTGGGGGAGCGGCTGCTTATTGACGGCGGGGTGATGAACCCGGTGCCGGTCGAGCCGCTGATCGCGACGAACGCGGACATCATGGTCGCCGTCTCGCTCACCGGTCGGCGTGGAGATGCCCTCGGCTCGGTGATCAACGAGTCCTCCGACGAGGCCGAGGAGGACATCGAGGCGAAGGTGAAGAAGGCCGACGATGCCCCGCACCGGATCGAGGACCGGGCGACGCGGCTGCGGGCGGCGACCTCGGAGATGTTCGACCGGGAGATGACCCGCTTTATCGCCAACCGCCTACTGCCCGCGCTCGAGGACTGGGAGGTCGGCAAGACCCAGGCGGGCACGAAGGTGCGTAAGCGGCTCGCCGGCAAGGTCTCGCCCGAGATGGTCGCAGACGCCGGCGCCACGTCGAACTACGACGCCGCGGAGGAGATGGTGAGCGACGAGCTCGACCACGCGATCTCGCCCGGCGCGGTCGCGGAGACGTACGGTACGCTGCCGAAATCTCTGGGCATGTTCGACGTCGTCGTGCAGGCGCTCGACGCGGTCGAGGCCGTGATCACCGGGTACCGCCTCGCCGGGAACCCCCCGGATATCCACATCTCGGTGCCGGCGAGCACGTGCACCGCGTTCGACTTCCACCGCGCCGAATACGTGATCGGCGTCGGGCACGACCTATGTACCGAGGCGTTGGACCGCGAAAAGCTCTAG
- a CDS encoding sensor histidine kinase, with amino-acid sequence MIDAPSGTAHQAPDHVMLALNWALHALFAGLWLVAVVQAFSLDDGERLFSLAAASCLLLVYGLGAVLPRLARGQGALLWVAALVVLWTLLIVHVPSAAYLAFPLFFLCLHVLPLRSGSLAVVLVCVIAVVTIGTQQEWTIGGVAGPTVAAAAAIAVAVGYRSLMDTRAELAAKERAAGQEAERTRLAGEIHDTIAQELASIQMLLRAVERSAPEHPSIDDIRLARETAGNSLHEARRVVAALRPAVLEGTTLAGALERVALHAPALPDGTRPRVRVTGTGDVDGGVRVSSALVRIAQEAVSNAVRHGHATQIEVSATRARDGIELIVRDNGTGFDTARLGEAEGFGLENMRLRLDELGGRLSIDSQPGVGTVLGATAPVRMVAGDGDLAAASKEDSTR; translated from the coding sequence ATGATCGACGCCCCATCAGGCACCGCGCACCAGGCGCCCGACCACGTCATGCTCGCCCTCAACTGGGCGCTGCACGCCCTGTTCGCGGGACTGTGGCTGGTCGCGGTCGTACAGGCCTTTTCGCTGGATGACGGCGAACGGCTGTTCTCTCTCGCCGCCGCATCCTGCCTGCTCCTGGTCTACGGCCTCGGGGCGGTCCTGCCGCGCCTGGCCCGCGGACAGGGGGCGCTCCTGTGGGTCGCGGCTCTCGTTGTGCTGTGGACGCTGCTCATCGTCCACGTTCCCTCGGCGGCCTACCTCGCGTTCCCGCTGTTCTTCCTGTGCCTGCACGTGCTGCCGCTACGTTCGGGCTCGCTCGCGGTGGTCCTCGTTTGTGTGATCGCCGTGGTCACCATTGGCACCCAACAGGAGTGGACGATCGGTGGAGTCGCCGGGCCGACGGTCGCGGCGGCCGCGGCGATCGCGGTGGCCGTCGGTTATCGCTCGCTCATGGACACACGGGCCGAGCTCGCGGCGAAAGAGCGTGCGGCGGGACAGGAGGCCGAGCGGACGCGGCTGGCCGGGGAAATCCACGACACCATCGCACAGGAATTGGCGAGCATCCAGATGCTGCTGCGCGCCGTCGAGCGTTCGGCCCCCGAGCACCCGTCGATCGACGACATCCGCCTGGCCCGCGAGACGGCGGGAAATTCGCTGCACGAGGCTCGCCGGGTCGTCGCCGCCCTGCGCCCGGCGGTACTCGAGGGTACGACGCTCGCGGGTGCGCTCGAGCGCGTCGCACTGCACGCGCCCGCACTCCCGGACGGCACCCGCCCGCGCGTGCGGGTCACGGGCACCGGGGACGTCGACGGCGGGGTGCGGGTGTCCTCGGCGCTCGTGCGGATCGCACAGGAGGCGGTGTCGAACGCGGTGCGGCATGGACATGCGACGCAGATCGAGGTCTCGGCGACCCGCGCCCGCGACGGCATCGAGCTGATCGTCCGCGATAATGGAACCGGCTTCGACACCGCCCGGCTGGGCGAGGCCGAGGGTTTCGGGCTCGAGAACATGCGCCTACGTCTCGACGAGCTCGGCGGCCGGCTGAGCATCGACTCCCAGCCCGGGGTGGGAACGGTCCTGGGCGCCACCGCACCTGTACGAATGGTCGCAGGCGACGGCGACCTCGCTGCGGCCTCGAAGGAGGATTCCACGCGATGA
- a CDS encoding response regulator, whose translation MSTIRLLLADDHAVVRRGLAALVGAEDDLEVVAEASTSKAAIERARIGDIDVVLMDLRFGEVGELGSTPGGVEATRAIRSREDAPAVLVVTAYDSDPEILGAIEAGAVGYMLKDAEPDQLVGAIRAAARGESALAPAVQATLMGNLRTGRQAHPDTELSPREHEVLKAVASGETNRKIARELGVSEATIKTHLTHVFGKLDVSSRTAAVAKGRELGLL comes from the coding sequence ATGAGCACGATCCGGTTACTTCTCGCGGACGACCACGCGGTCGTCCGACGCGGCCTCGCCGCACTCGTCGGGGCCGAGGACGATCTCGAGGTCGTCGCCGAGGCGTCGACGTCGAAGGCGGCAATCGAGCGCGCCCGCATCGGCGACATCGATGTCGTCCTCATGGACCTGCGCTTCGGGGAGGTCGGAGAGCTGGGCTCTACCCCGGGCGGGGTGGAGGCGACGCGCGCGATCCGGTCCCGCGAGGACGCGCCCGCGGTGCTCGTGGTCACGGCCTACGATTCCGACCCCGAGATCCTCGGCGCCATCGAGGCCGGCGCGGTTGGTTACATGCTCAAGGATGCCGAACCCGATCAGCTCGTCGGGGCGATCCGCGCGGCGGCGCGTGGCGAATCGGCGCTGGCCCCGGCCGTGCAGGCGACGCTGATGGGTAACCTGCGCACCGGCCGTCAGGCGCATCCGGACACCGAGCTCTCGCCGCGCGAGCACGAGGTCCTCAAGGCGGTCGCGTCGGGCGAGACGAACCGGAAGATCGCGCGCGAGCTCGGCGTCTCCGAGGCGACGATCAAAACTCACCTCACTCACGTGTTCGGCAAGCTCGACGTCTCCTCGCGCACAGCCGCAGTCGCCAAGGGGCGCGAACTCGGCCTTCTCTAG
- a CDS encoding lipase family protein: MNTTQLTPPDAGASRTPSALRRGLRTIAAGTCALALAGTGAAAMAPTASAQSVSDNGFTHPDFYAPPAELPGGETGQIIRSEPMHLALDGLPGLWKGDAQRIMYTSVGARGGEVPVTGTYIRSTAPAPGGERPLAVVAPGTQGAGDQCAPSRNFETGINVATSPPSLSPGYEALAAWTLVDRGFDVLVTDYEGLGTPGQHTYVHSDAQAHAVLDGARSAIAASDGRLSPESPVVVTGYSQGGGAAAAGAEAAPEYAPELNLKGVNASAPPLDLRATLKQVDGNLIAGVIGYAVNSFVAAEPELETVLDEELSDAGRHMLDKTANQCIGDSILTFPLRSTNEFTATGESLDQIIERRPELRELMDSQRLGQKAPAVPVRLQGNLNDDVIPYEPIKNAAATWCAGGTDVEFVTDGLPPIVPRSAINHMTPYLTNINTVNDYLVDRVLDRPAPQNCAG; encoded by the coding sequence ATGAATACGACTCAGCTCACTCCGCCTGACGCAGGCGCGTCGCGAACGCCCTCAGCCCTTCGCCGAGGGCTCCGGACCATCGCGGCAGGCACGTGCGCACTTGCGCTCGCCGGCACCGGCGCTGCGGCGATGGCGCCGACGGCCTCCGCCCAGTCGGTGTCCGATAACGGCTTCACCCATCCCGATTTCTATGCACCCCCGGCCGAACTCCCCGGTGGGGAGACCGGACAGATCATTCGCTCCGAGCCCATGCACCTCGCGCTCGATGGACTCCCGGGACTGTGGAAGGGCGATGCGCAGCGCATCATGTACACCTCTGTGGGCGCGCGCGGCGGGGAGGTGCCCGTCACCGGCACCTACATCCGCTCCACCGCACCCGCGCCGGGCGGCGAGCGCCCGCTCGCCGTCGTCGCCCCGGGCACCCAGGGCGCCGGCGACCAGTGCGCGCCCTCCCGCAACTTCGAGACCGGCATCAACGTGGCCACGTCCCCTCCGAGCCTGTCCCCGGGCTACGAGGCGCTCGCCGCGTGGACGCTTGTCGACCGCGGCTTCGACGTGCTCGTCACCGACTACGAGGGCCTCGGCACGCCGGGGCAGCACACCTACGTCCACAGCGACGCCCAGGCCCACGCCGTGCTCGACGGAGCGCGCTCGGCGATCGCGGCGTCCGATGGCCGCCTGTCGCCCGAATCCCCGGTCGTTGTCACCGGCTATTCGCAGGGCGGAGGCGCGGCCGCCGCTGGAGCCGAAGCCGCACCCGAGTACGCGCCCGAGCTCAACCTCAAGGGCGTCAACGCCTCCGCACCGCCGCTCGATCTGCGCGCCACGCTCAAGCAGGTCGACGGCAATCTCATCGCCGGAGTCATCGGCTACGCGGTCAACTCCTTCGTCGCCGCCGAACCCGAGCTCGAGACCGTGCTCGACGAGGAGCTCAGCGACGCGGGTCGCCACATGCTCGACAAGACGGCGAACCAGTGCATCGGCGACTCGATCCTCACCTTCCCGCTGAGGTCGACCAACGAGTTCACCGCCACCGGCGAATCCCTCGACCAGATCATCGAGCGGCGCCCGGAACTGCGCGAGCTCATGGACAGTCAACGGCTGGGGCAGAAGGCACCCGCGGTCCCGGTTCGCCTGCAGGGCAACCTCAACGACGACGTCATCCCCTACGAGCCGATCAAGAATGCCGCGGCCACGTGGTGCGCCGGGGGCACGGACGTCGAGTTCGTCACCGACGGGCTCCCGCCGATCGTCCCGCGTTCGGCGATCAATCACATGACCCCGTATCTCACCAACATCAACACGGTGAACGACTACCTCGTCGATCGCGTGCTCGACCGGCCTGCACCACAGAACTGCGCGGGTTGA
- the aroD gene encoding type I 3-dehydroquinate dehydratase, which produces MPSFPAPLRAGRTAVIVPLVSAETAGLRSECEQIAALGPGIVDLVEWRVDRFEPAAHEGEIDAALAVIADLLPGMPILATYRTPAEEGRPELRPNPPAASPDLPDNYLALVARLARAQGVALVDVERSHTLAAAALDACRRAGTPVVLSEHHFDRALPADEVRAVFAAMAEAGASVAKLAVMPASASDVTELMYATSLAAEESEVPLIAIAMGGLGQVTRVAAPAFGSCATYCTVAAASAPGQVPAREAREAVDRLDAARD; this is translated from the coding sequence ATGCCGAGCTTTCCCGCCCCTTTGCGCGCCGGGCGCACCGCCGTCATCGTCCCGCTCGTCTCCGCCGAAACCGCGGGGCTGCGCTCCGAATGCGAGCAGATCGCGGCGCTGGGGCCGGGGATTGTCGACCTCGTCGAGTGGCGGGTCGATCGATTCGAACCGGCCGCCCACGAAGGCGAGATCGACGCGGCCCTCGCCGTCATCGCCGACCTGCTGCCGGGCATGCCGATCCTTGCCACATACCGCACCCCGGCGGAGGAGGGCAGACCGGAGCTGCGCCCGAATCCTCCCGCGGCCAGCCCGGACCTGCCGGACAACTACCTCGCTCTGGTTGCTCGGCTCGCCCGGGCGCAGGGTGTGGCGCTTGTTGACGTCGAGCGCTCCCATACCCTCGCCGCGGCGGCCCTCGACGCATGCCGACGCGCGGGCACGCCCGTCGTGTTATCGGAGCATCACTTCGATCGCGCGCTGCCTGCGGACGAGGTGCGTGCGGTGTTCGCCGCGATGGCGGAGGCCGGGGCGTCGGTCGCCAAGCTCGCGGTCATGCCCGCTTCGGCGTCCGACGTCACCGAGCTGATGTATGCCACCTCGCTGGCCGCGGAGGAGTCGGAGGTCCCGCTGATAGCCATCGCGATGGGAGGCCTCGGGCAGGTCACCCGAGTCGCGGCGCCCGCCTTCGGTTCGTGCGCCACGTATTGCACGGTCGCGGCGGCCTCGGCGCCCGGGCAGGTGCCGGCACGCGAGGCGCGCGAGGCGGTCGATCGTCTCGACGCCGCGCGAGACTAG
- a CDS encoding SRPBCC family protein, which yields MAVSVKKEIDIAASVPEVMEVLADVESLPTWSTAHTSAEILDKDEEGWPLKVREVISQFGVKDTMVLDYEWYEGELSWTLAEESSAQKAQECRYQLTDNGDGTTHVEFDLTVELKLKLPGLVVKQGQKLAADTATKGLKKETERRYG from the coding sequence ATGGCTGTTTCAGTGAAGAAGGAAATCGATATCGCGGCCTCGGTGCCCGAAGTGATGGAGGTCCTCGCCGACGTCGAGTCGTTGCCCACGTGGTCGACGGCCCACACGTCCGCGGAGATTCTCGACAAGGACGAGGAGGGGTGGCCTCTCAAGGTGCGAGAGGTCATCTCCCAGTTCGGCGTCAAGGACACGATGGTCCTCGACTACGAGTGGTACGAGGGCGAACTCTCGTGGACCCTCGCCGAGGAGAGCTCCGCACAAAAGGCTCAGGAGTGCCGTTACCAGCTCACCGATAATGGCGACGGGACGACGCACGTCGAGTTCGACCTCACCGTCGAGCTCAAGCTCAAGCTGCCCGGTCTCGTGGTGAAGCAGGGGCAGAAGCTCGCCGCCGATACCGCGACCAAGGGCTTGAAAAAGGAGACCGAGCGTCGTTACGGCTAG
- a CDS encoding YdcF family protein, translating into MVNISETRPSRRRPLLRAAAATVAAAGMVFTGATTATAQSLEMPSDNALFNGGLSLACQYAPADMLERCGQYEHFSSDSPAVLSVNPFTTYIVVLGAGLYEDGSIRPVLEQRLQAALRLANQYPTAPIIVTGGVPQNGVTEARAMNDWLVGAGVFPGRITQEDRSGSTVQNAQFSNRILEERGATAAVVVTNDFHLNRGVLNFRQAVGGRIPITGVVA; encoded by the coding sequence ATGGTCAACATCTCCGAGACCCGCCCTTCGCGGCGGCGTCCCCTGCTCCGTGCCGCTGCGGCCACCGTTGCCGCCGCCGGCATGGTCTTCACCGGCGCGACGACGGCGACTGCGCAGTCGCTGGAAATGCCCTCGGACAACGCCCTATTCAACGGCGGCCTCTCCCTGGCGTGCCAATACGCGCCCGCGGACATGCTCGAACGGTGTGGTCAATACGAGCACTTCAGTTCGGACAGTCCGGCCGTCCTCAGCGTCAACCCGTTCACCACGTACATCGTGGTGCTCGGCGCCGGCCTCTACGAGGACGGATCGATTCGTCCGGTCCTCGAGCAGCGCCTGCAGGCCGCGCTGCGGCTCGCCAACCAGTACCCGACCGCGCCGATCATCGTCACCGGCGGCGTGCCGCAGAATGGTGTCACCGAGGCGCGCGCGATGAACGACTGGCTCGTGGGCGCCGGTGTGTTCCCGGGCCGGATCACCCAGGAGGATCGCTCGGGGAGCACCGTGCAGAACGCGCAATTCTCCAATCGAATCCTCGAAGAGCGCGGTGCCACCGCGGCCGTTGTTGTCACCAACGACTTCCACCTGAACCGCGGCGTGCTCAACTTCCGCCAGGCAGTGGGCGGCAGGATCCCCATCACCGGCGTCGTCGCCTAA
- the tpx gene encoding thiol peroxidase gives MATTALKGNPVNTVGDLPASGTAAPAFELVGSDLSVLYSSDLSGKRVVLNIFPSVDTGVCAASVRKFNELAAGLDNTEVVCVSADLPFAAARFCGAEGIENVRTGSTFRSSFGTDYGTSLVDGPMAGLNARAVVVYDEDGTVVHSQLVPEITEEPDYDSAIASLK, from the coding sequence ATGGCTACTACTGCACTCAAGGGCAATCCCGTCAACACCGTCGGCGACCTCCCGGCCAGCGGAACCGCTGCTCCCGCTTTCGAGCTCGTGGGCTCTGACCTGTCGGTTCTGTACAGCTCGGACCTCTCCGGCAAGCGCGTCGTGCTCAACATCTTCCCGTCCGTGGACACAGGCGTCTGCGCGGCCTCGGTGCGCAAGTTCAACGAGCTCGCCGCCGGTCTCGACAACACCGAGGTCGTCTGCGTCTCCGCGGACCTCCCGTTCGCAGCCGCTCGTTTCTGTGGCGCCGAAGGCATCGAGAACGTGCGTACGGGCTCGACGTTCCGCTCCTCGTTCGGCACCGATTACGGCACCTCGCTCGTCGACGGCCCGATGGCCGGACTCAACGCTCGTGCCGTCGTGGTCTACGACGAGGACGGCACGGTCGTCCACAGCCAGCTCGTTCCCGAGATCACCGAGGAGCCGGACTACGATTCGGCCATCGCCTCGCTCAAGTAG
- a CDS encoding aldo/keto reductase: MSDVATRSIALRSGAQMPMLGLGTYKLGAEGSDSLAADRAALETALELGYRHIDTATAYHNEPFLGGVLDGSGVDRAELFLTSKLRNADHAEGEWRGALERSLEALRTDYLDLYMIHWPLPDHDLYLSAYAELARARDEGLIRDVGVANFLAPHLDRLVSETGEAPAVDQIEFHPSWHNPDTVASCAELGVAVEAYSPLSRGADFGAEPVAAAASAHGVPASQVVLAWALQQGVSVIPKSANPERLAENFAVADTTPPFELSAEEIAAISALEGQNQIGHDPNTYAGMQR; the protein is encoded by the coding sequence GTGAGCGACGTGGCGACGAGGTCGATAGCGCTCCGCTCGGGGGCGCAGATGCCGATGCTCGGGCTCGGCACGTACAAGCTGGGCGCCGAGGGCTCGGATTCGCTCGCCGCGGACCGCGCCGCGCTCGAAACGGCGCTTGAACTGGGCTATCGCCATATCGACACCGCCACCGCGTACCACAACGAGCCCTTCCTCGGCGGCGTGCTGGACGGGTCCGGGGTCGACCGCGCGGAGCTTTTCCTCACGTCCAAGCTGCGCAACGCCGACCACGCCGAGGGTGAGTGGCGCGGCGCGCTGGAGCGCTCCCTCGAGGCGCTGCGCACCGACTATCTCGACCTGTACATGATCCACTGGCCGCTACCGGATCACGACCTGTATCTTTCTGCCTACGCAGAACTCGCCCGCGCTCGGGACGAAGGACTTATTCGTGACGTCGGTGTGGCGAATTTCCTCGCCCCTCACCTTGATCGCCTCGTGTCGGAGACCGGGGAGGCGCCGGCCGTCGATCAGATCGAGTTCCACCCCTCGTGGCACAACCCGGACACCGTCGCCAGCTGCGCGGAGCTCGGCGTGGCAGTGGAGGCGTACTCGCCCTTGTCGCGGGGAGCGGATTTCGGCGCGGAGCCCGTGGCCGCGGCGGCCTCCGCGCATGGCGTTCCCGCCTCGCAGGTGGTGCTCGCCTGGGCATTGCAGCAGGGGGTGTCGGTGATTCCCAAGTCTGCGAATCCCGAGCGGCTCGCGGAGAACTTCGCAGTCGCCGACACCACTCCGCCGTTCGAGCTTTCTGCCGAGGAAATCGCGGCGATCTCCGCGCTGGAGGGCCAGAACCAGATCGGACACGACCCGAACACCTACGCCGGGATGCAGCGGTAG